The sequence below is a genomic window from Thermodesulfobium sp. 4217-1.
TCACCAATTACTGGTTTAAATATTTCTGCTATATCCAGATTCAGAGAGAACCTTCTGAAATTAGTTGCATGCAAAAAACCCATTCGTGGGTCTAGATGAGTTTGATATATCTCAGAAAGGCAATAGGTATATATCAAAGAATTAGAAAAGCTAATCAAAGCATTTAAGTAATCTTTAGGAGGTTTTTTCGTGCGTTTTTCAAACGTAAAATCGCTATTATTAATAATATTTTTAAACGCACCATAATAAGATTGTTTTATTTTTCCCTCAACATGCATCAATGTCTCAATACTTTCCTGACACTCAATTTCTTGTAAATAACTTTCAATTTCTTCGATAATACTACTTAAATTCTGCCCCCTTCTATTGTAATATTTAAGTATTTTCAAAGAATTTTTCGCTGCACCTTCTACAAAGCATCTTGCAATCTTGAGCCTTTTATTAATTGCTTCATACGCTAATGCCTGTTTTAGTATCATGTACCCAGAGTTATAATGCTCCCGAGGGTAAAAACTGCCTATGTAGTAATCATAAAAATTAAAAAAGTGAACAATTATTTCTTTTGTTGTTAAAAATTCTAATATTCTTTTGTTAAAATCTACTTCACCAAATACAAAAATTTCTTTTATATTCTCTACTGGTAAAAACTTATTAGTTCCATCTTCGCTTTCAAAAAATAAAGTATTATCTTTTCTTTGAATTCTACCGCTATTAAAAATATAAATAGTCTCTTTCATTTTATTAACTACACAAAGCAAAATTCATAGTGTGCACATTTTGAACAGTATTTAATTCTCTTTACTAAGGGTGAATTTTCAGAATTTAAAACTTCTATAATTTCACGAATTCTCTTCTCGATATAATCAATATCTGAAGAGTTCAAAGTAATTTCTAAGCTCTTTTTTTCAAGCGGTATTTTTATCATTCCCTTAATTTCTACTCCTTTTAATCTAAGAAGATACATATAATATTTCAGTTGTTCAATCCCCGATTGCATAGTGGCTGAAGACTTCTTTATTTCAGCTACAAAATATTTTCCATCTTTAAGCGTTATCATATCAATCTTGGCAGATAAATCAGGAATATATATCTCTTTTCTCTCTCTAGAAAATGATTCTTCGCTTATAAGTCTGCCTATATCAAGGTAAGTAAATTCCTGATCAGCAACCATCTGACGAGACATCAGCCATGCCTGCCTTTGACAGATAAGAAATGCATTATAAATTGATGGAGAAATCAACATTTGATACTCTTACAAAAAATTTTCATTAGTATCAACTATAAATCCAACATCATCTTTATAAAGCATTTGAACGAGATCTTTACTTAAAATCTTAAAACTGCCCATTTCATCAAATGATTGATATGAATATTTTGCATCATTACTTAGCATGGGCAGACTAATAACATATTGATAAAATTGACTCTTTATTTGTAAAAACTTTTTCTTTCTTTCAAATGGATCTTCTATCTCACGTATTTCTTTAAATTTATCTAAAATTTTAGAAGCATTAATATCTTTTTCTATAAATAAGCTATAAGAAGGCAGATCATCAATAAGTTTAAATTTCTCCTTAATACCTTTATATTCAAGTTTTTCAATACTATTAATTAATTCACTAGATTCATTTGTTGAAGAGTTATTTTTTAACTTTTGATAATAGCTATCAATGATATCATTTAAACTACATTCATCTAACTTTTCAACTTTTTCAAAAATTGACAAGGTAGTATCTAACAATAAGCCATGATAAATATACTCACAATCGTATTTATTAGCATGATTTTTTAATCTGAAAACATAAACGCTACCTTTTGGTTTTCTACAATGTCTATTGCATCTTCCAGCAGCCTGAATTATATTATCAAGGGGCGCAAAGTCTCTATATACTATATCAAAATCAATATCAACTCCAGCCTCCACTAATTGAGTTGTAATTAATATTTTACGTCCTGAAAAATTTTTAATCAGATTAATTACTGCAAATCTATCAATTGGCAAAACTCTTGATGAAAGAAAAAATATATTATGGTTAACAAATATTTCTTTTAATTTAAAGAAAAAATCTCTTGCACTTTTAATAGTATTAAAAATAAACATAAAATCTTTATCTGGATTATCTATGATATGAGTCTTTACTATTGGTAAAAGTTCATCCAAATATAATCCATCAAGAATGATTTTGTTTATAGAATATCTATTAAAAATAGAAAAATATTTTTTACGATTACCCTTACCAATTAAATTACAGATCTTATCCTTTTCAAAAATCATAGGCATTGTAGCTGTCAAGATAATAATCTTACAATTAAGTGTTTCTGCCAGATTAGTTAAAAGAAAGTTTGCAAGCATCCAATATCTATAAGGTAAGGTTTGAATTTCATCTAAAATTATCACAGAATTAGAAATGTTATGAAATTTTCGCAAGATAGAATTTCCATTTGAAAGCATTGAATAAAAAATCTGCCAAAAGGTGGTTACTATAAATGGTTTATCCCAATTTTCAATTATAAATTGCGCTTTATCAGCATCCAGATAACCATCAGAAAGTTTTACTTTTATCTCTGCAAGATTATGGTGGACATTTAATATATTTTCGGATTCATAGCCATATAGGTTTTTGACGACGTCAGCAGTTTGTTCAACTATAGATGTAAAAGGCAAAGCATAGATTATTCTTTTTATAGAATTATCACTGTTTAATATTTGTAAAGCCGTATTTACGGCAGTAAGAGTTTTACCAAATCCTGTTGGTAAATTAAGAGAAAAAATAGATTGATCTAAATTGGATAGCAAAGTATTTTCTACAAGATTATAAGCCTCTTCTCTAATGATGTTTATCTTACTATCAACAATAAAATTTGCTTTCTTATAGCTATAGACAACACTGGTATCGATGCTGGTTGCACATTCGAAAGGTTTTTCAAAAATTACATCATTTTTATCAGCATATGTAAGTATCGAAAACATCAAATTATTTACAAAATACCAAACAACATTCCATTCAATAGAATCATAGGCATCATATAGTTCATCGTCTATACAATTTTTTACATCTGAAAACTCTGGATGCAGTTCATTAAAATCATGCCAAATTATAACATCCCATTGTTTTTCTAAAACCCTCCACTTTTTTGTATCTACAACTAACATATCATTAAAATTATCCATATCCCCATGATGTTTTAAAATACAGATAAAAACCAAGCACGCTAATCTTATATCTTTAGACTTAAATTTTTTATATGCTATATATCCTGCAAAAATAGCAGATAAAAGAGAGTGATTTCTTAATTCCCCATAGGAGCATTTTTGGTTATCTACAGAACACTGAAGATATTCTTGAAAATATTTTGTAGATTTACCAAAATCATGATACCAAAGAGCAATTTCCAGAGCTTCCTTAAAATCATCCGCATCAATTGGTAACTTTAATAAGATTTTAGAATCAAATACACTTAAACCAATTTTCTTAACGTTATTCAAATGATCTATTAGGTATTTTTTAGGATGAGAAAAACATTTATATTCCATCAGTATAAAATAATGTTGTTTTTAAGCTCTTTAATAAAAACATAATCTTTAGGCTTTGCAGAAATTGTTTGTCCATTCATCTCTATTAAAAAATAATCAGCTTTTAATAGCTCTCTTTCGGAAGAAAGTTCTACAGGCATATTGAGTTTAATATATTTTCTATTTTCAATTAATAATTTAATATCTTCAATTAATTCAATGCTAGATATGGGTAAAAGAGAATTTATCTCAACAAAATCATCTGGTTTACTATTTGTAAATCCATCATATATACCAATCAGAGCAAAATTTGCAAGCAATTCACTTATTCCTAGCGATATGGTATAAACTGATTTGTGATCTTTTAACATATCATATAAACTATAGATTTTGCTATCTTCCGATTGACAATATATTCTATATTTAGGATTTTTTAAAAGTTCCAGCCTAATTTGTGTTCTTGAAGATTTTTTTGGATTTAAGCTCACAAAATCATGTGCTACCTTTACATTAATAAAATTTTCTACCATACGAATTTTTGATATTGGATTCACTGCTGAGACACTAAATTGCCATTTTTTATCATTAAAATACTTTAAATATTCATCTTTATCCAAACCTAAAATTGCCCCCACAATACCATAAAGAGTTGGTTTTGGCGGCACAGGAAAACTAATGGGTGACGTGGTGGTAAAAGGTACCTTAAAATGCCCATAATCAGCCCATATATCAAAAACAACTATTTTCATAATACTAACCTAAATTTGGAAGTTCAATCCATTTTTGAGGTATTTCACAACTCAATCTTAATTTATCATCTATTTTATAATAAACATTACTAACTTTTGTCGAATTTTCTAAGACTTTTACTAATTCCGAAATATCTAAAGTAAAATCAGATAAACTTCTGATAGCAAATTCATTTGTAAAATCTTTAATTTTCAACATCTTATCTAAGTCCCCAATAAAATATCCTTTTTCGTTATAATCAACTTTCAACAAAAAACGCGGCATCTGACCAAATTTTGAACGCGATATCAAATTTTTCGTTCCATTCCACATAGCATCAATCAATTCATTGGAATCATCTTCGCTCATATTAGTTTTTCTTGCAGCAGTTTCATTAATAATACCGTAAAAAGTTATAAAAGAATATGGCAAAACATATTCCTCTCTAAATGTAGCCTGGCCCTTACCTGCCTTTGATGCAAATGCACCAGTACCTTTTAGATATTTAACATCAATTTTATTTAAAGACCTGCCAATTTTAAATTGAACAGGACCCGTAAAGGTGATGGAATTACTTTTATTATCAAGTTCTTCTCGAGATTCATCATTCTTTTTTCCTTTTTCACGTTCTTTAAGAGGAATTACGCCTCCAAATAATCTTACATCAATGCATTGTTCTAATACTTTCTCTTGATTTTCCCCAAAATCCCTCGCCCTTTCTTTTGCATCTTGTATACCCCCTTCTTTACTAGGCAATTCTCTAACAAAAATATCTTTCCCATTTGTCCCATCATATCCTTTATATTCAATAAGATAATCCCTAATTGTTCGCTTTAGTCTAACGTCAGTAACAATATTTATCTTTGTCTCTTCATCTATTCTAGGTCTATTCTCATCTGCAGGATCACCATTTGGATTTGC
It includes:
- the cas7b gene encoding type I-B CRISPR-associated protein Cas7/Csh2, translated to MILDKKSELLFCYDVTDANPNGDPADENRPRIDEETKINIVTDVRLKRTIRDYLIEYKGYDGTNGKDIFVRELPSKEGGIQDAKERARDFGENQEKVLEQCIDVRLFGGVIPLKEREKGKKNDESREELDNKSNSITFTGPVQFKIGRSLNKIDVKYLKGTGAFASKAGKGQATFREEYVLPYSFITFYGIINETAARKTNMSEDDSNELIDAMWNGTKNLISRSKFGQMPRFLLKVDYNEKGYFIGDLDKMLKIKDFTNEFAIRSLSDFTLDISELVKVLENSTKVSNVYYKIDDKLRLSCEIPQKWIELPNLG
- the cas1b gene encoding type I-B CRISPR-associated endonuclease Cas1b, translating into MKETIYIFNSGRIQRKDNTLFFESEDGTNKFLPVENIKEIFVFGEVDFNKRILEFLTTKEIIVHFFNFYDYYIGSFYPREHYNSGYMILKQALAYEAINKRLKIARCFVEGAAKNSLKILKYYNRRGQNLSSIIEEIESYLQEIECQESIETLMHVEGKIKQSYYGAFKNIINNSDFTFEKRTKKPPKDYLNALISFSNSLIYTYCLSEIYQTHLDPRMGFLHATNFRRFSLNLDIAEIFKPVIGDRTIFAVLNKGIIDSKDFDNNLNGIILKPSGCRKFLEVLQERLNQTIKHSTLKREVSYRRLIRLECYKIEKFLMEYYEYKPFVMDW
- the cas4 gene encoding CRISPR-associated protein Cas4; translation: MLISPSIYNAFLICQRQAWLMSRQMVADQEFTYLDIGRLISEESFSRERKEIYIPDLSAKIDMITLKDGKYFVAEIKKSSATMQSGIEQLKYYMYLLRLKGVEIKGMIKIPLEKKSLEITLNSSDIDYIEKRIREIIEVLNSENSPLVKRIKYCSKCAHYEFCFV
- the cas3 gene encoding CRISPR-associated helicase Cas3', whose translation is MNNVKKIGLSVFDSKILLKLPIDADDFKEALEIALWYHDFGKSTKYFQEYLQCSVDNQKCSYGELRNHSLLSAIFAGYIAYKKFKSKDIRLACLVFICILKHHGDMDNFNDMLVVDTKKWRVLEKQWDVIIWHDFNELHPEFSDVKNCIDDELYDAYDSIEWNVVWYFVNNLMFSILTYADKNDVIFEKPFECATSIDTSVVYSYKKANFIVDSKINIIREEAYNLVENTLLSNLDQSIFSLNLPTGFGKTLTAVNTALQILNSDNSIKRIIYALPFTSIVEQTADVVKNLYGYESENILNVHHNLAEIKVKLSDGYLDADKAQFIIENWDKPFIVTTFWQIFYSMLSNGNSILRKFHNISNSVIILDEIQTLPYRYWMLANFLLTNLAETLNCKIIILTATMPMIFEKDKICNLIGKGNRKKYFSIFNRYSINKIILDGLYLDELLPIVKTHIIDNPDKDFMFIFNTIKSARDFFFKLKEIFVNHNIFFLSSRVLPIDRFAVINLIKNFSGRKILITTQLVEAGVDIDFDIVYRDFAPLDNIIQAAGRCNRHCRKPKGSVYVFRLKNHANKYDCEYIYHGLLLDTTLSIFEKVEKLDECSLNDIIDSYYQKLKNNSSTNESSELINSIEKLEYKGIKEKFKLIDDLPSYSLFIEKDINASKILDKFKEIREIEDPFERKKKFLQIKSQFYQYVISLPMLSNDAKYSYQSFDEMGSFKILSKDLVQMLYKDDVGFIVDTNENFL
- the cas5b gene encoding type I-B CRISPR-associated protein Cas5b, producing MKIVVFDIWADYGHFKVPFTTTSPISFPVPPKPTLYGIVGAILGLDKDEYLKYFNDKKWQFSVSAVNPISKIRMVENFINVKVAHDFVSLNPKKSSRTQIRLELLKNPKYRIYCQSEDSKIYSLYDMLKDHKSVYTISLGISELLANFALIGIYDGFTNSKPDDFVEINSLLPISSIELIEDIKLLIENRKYIKLNMPVELSSERELLKADYFLIEMNGQTISAKPKDYVFIKELKNNIILY